Proteins from one Leptonema illini DSM 21528 genomic window:
- a CDS encoding phosphopantothenoylcysteine decarboxylase, producing MADRNDFSRFEFSKMRLVVAAGPTREWIDPVRFLTNASSGKTGWEIARNGLSRFAAVVYISGPCDAAYRTLDGATNVAVDTTADMAEAVLKALCKNSLLIMAAAPADYTPVAPAEQKIKKQPGETHRTIELRPTIDILKTAGENPPERCIRVGFAAETEHMKEHALEKLQRKNADFICGNEVYRDRSGFGEVQNTLHLFDRAGSETVLGPMAKDRLAESLLDELERRLR from the coding sequence ATGGCAGATCGAAACGATTTTTCCCGATTTGAGTTTTCTAAGATGCGACTTGTCGTCGCCGCCGGTCCGACACGGGAGTGGATCGATCCCGTTCGCTTCTTAACCAATGCATCTTCGGGCAAGACCGGATGGGAGATCGCGCGAAACGGCCTCAGCCGCTTTGCCGCCGTCGTCTATATCTCCGGACCCTGTGATGCTGCTTACCGCACGCTTGACGGAGCGACAAACGTGGCCGTCGACACGACAGCCGATATGGCGGAAGCCGTCTTGAAAGCGCTCTGCAAGAATAGCCTGCTCATCATGGCGGCTGCTCCGGCTGATTACACGCCGGTCGCTCCGGCCGAACAGAAGATCAAGAAGCAGCCCGGCGAAACACATCGTACGATCGAGCTGCGGCCGACCATCGACATTCTGAAAACGGCCGGCGAGAATCCGCCTGAGCGCTGCATCCGCGTCGGATTTGCCGCCGAAACCGAACACATGAAAGAACACGCTCTTGAAAAGCTGCAGCGAAAGAACGCCGACTTCATCTGCGGAAACGAGGTCTATCGAGATCGAAGCGGCTTCGGCGAGGTGCAGAATACGCTGCATCTGTTTGATCGGGCGGGGAGCGAAACGGTGCTCGGCCCGATGGCAAAAGACCGCCTTGCTGAATCGCTACTGGACGAACTGGAACGCCGGCTGCGATGA
- a CDS encoding tetratricopeptide repeat protein: MAIAVIIAIAVLIAAGIAVYFLFFGKKDLSGRAIELAEAGMFTDARGLVRSRLDREPNDPALHYLMMRIYNIEGDETNELHHMLQIFRLGRSVPDLPLPVLANRIASVYYRNERYNESFQFYSEALKMVPENEEALARLAFLCAGQEKFEAADRFFSRLVQLKPDVFEYRLGRGICLSQLRKKDALGEFEAACQIDPGNLTANLFFGIEGFFQGSSEQAVERLLHALELGPEPEVEYIIRKAITAIFFQRGDYNSALQHAEQALRVALDEAWDREEYDARMSTACMAIMAGDLETANENLLTLEMRNMNDQKVINLSDYRMNVEEGLIPAGEVSPSGFNFRSFLNDWSRSRFNTSFIYQISGLKMERNLDIDALLNQDGPPRVARQQASIDPEEMIERFNALKGQAFETVCRKIVATLGYRVVSLLPYRDSDGMDILAQSTTEKGRKAVFEIRKWKNQPISDIFLRNMQNHINEQKAQEGFVIAAARLTDGAQTALQTLNKIKVINEFDLGDLLMRVLEPE, from the coding sequence ATGGCCATCGCAGTCATCATAGCAATCGCCGTCCTGATCGCCGCAGGCATCGCCGTGTACTTCTTGTTCTTCGGCAAGAAGGATCTGAGCGGAAGGGCCATCGAGCTTGCCGAGGCCGGTATGTTCACCGACGCCCGCGGCCTTGTGCGATCCCGCCTGGATCGCGAGCCGAACGATCCGGCGCTTCATTATCTGATGATGCGCATCTACAACATCGAAGGCGACGAAACGAACGAGCTGCATCACATGTTGCAGATCTTTCGTCTCGGTCGCTCCGTTCCAGATCTTCCGCTCCCGGTGTTAGCCAACCGCATCGCATCGGTGTACTATCGCAACGAGCGATACAACGAGAGCTTTCAGTTCTACAGCGAAGCGTTGAAGATGGTGCCCGAAAACGAAGAGGCCCTCGCTCGCCTTGCCTTTCTGTGCGCCGGACAGGAAAAATTCGAGGCTGCCGATCGTTTCTTCTCGCGTCTCGTTCAGCTCAAGCCCGACGTCTTTGAATACCGTCTCGGTCGCGGCATCTGTCTTTCGCAGCTTCGCAAGAAGGACGCCCTTGGCGAATTCGAGGCAGCCTGTCAGATCGATCCTGGAAACCTCACGGCCAATCTGTTCTTCGGCATCGAGGGTTTTTTTCAGGGCTCTTCTGAGCAGGCCGTCGAACGACTGCTGCATGCGCTTGAACTCGGCCCCGAGCCCGAAGTGGAATACATCATCCGCAAGGCGATTACGGCCATCTTCTTTCAAAGAGGGGATTACAACTCCGCTCTGCAACATGCGGAGCAGGCCCTGCGTGTCGCCCTTGACGAAGCATGGGATCGCGAAGAATACGATGCGCGCATGTCGACGGCCTGTATGGCCATCATGGCCGGAGACCTTGAAACGGCGAACGAGAATCTGTTAACGCTCGAAATGCGCAATATGAACGACCAGAAGGTCATCAACCTGTCGGACTATCGCATGAACGTCGAAGAGGGACTGATACCGGCCGGCGAGGTATCTCCTTCCGGGTTTAACTTTCGCAGCTTCCTGAACGACTGGTCGCGCTCGCGCTTCAACACCAGCTTCATCTATCAGATATCGGGCCTTAAGATGGAGCGTAACCTCGACATCGACGCCCTCCTGAATCAGGACGGCCCTCCGCGCGTCGCAAGGCAGCAGGCAAGCATCGATCCCGAAGAGATGATCGAACGTTTTAACGCCTTAAAAGGACAGGCCTTTGAAACCGTTTGCCGCAAGATCGTCGCCACGCTTGGTTACAGGGTCGTATCCCTGCTGCCATATCGCGATTCGGACGGCATGGATATCCTTGCTCAGAGCACGACCGAGAAAGGCCGCAAGGCCGTCTTTGAAATCCGCAAATGGAAGAACCAGCCCATCTCTGACATCTTTCTGCGTAATATGCAGAATCACATAAACGAACAGAAGGCCCAGGAAGGCTTTGTTATCGCCGCCGCCCGCCTCACCGACGGAGCGCAGACCGCGCTGCAGACGCTCAACAAAATCAAGGTCATCAACGAGTTCGATCTTGGCGATCTGCTCATGCGCGTGCTCGAACCGGAATAG
- the dnaN gene encoding DNA polymerase III subunit beta, which produces MKFIVNKQNFLKALSSIEGIISSREIRSPIGNVLIESKKDGIDLTSTDLEMTLKTSTDANVLEPGKILLPARKLSQTIREFRYENIEFHVEDVKVRIHDADSKGKTEIEIMGSPADEFQVKLNQDNLKFVSLPPTLVAEMIDRTSYAVAEEDSRFAFNGLYIEDRDGSLNAVGTDGRRLSFATRKPGEIISTEGGIIVPVKAVRELRKLLSASDVFAMAVEKSENTVHFRLKDVIFITRLIDSNYPDYTQVIPKKAEYAILLNREDFRLAIKQASVLAAEPSRQIQLSFIKGEVRVIASTPDVGRVEDTVPCNYEGEPLTIAFNSNFLSDVLGVIKSEQVEMHLSSSSAPAVMMDMEDRDFKAVIMPMRL; this is translated from the coding sequence ATGAAATTCATTGTAAACAAACAGAACTTCCTCAAAGCCCTGTCTTCCATCGAAGGAATCATCTCATCGCGTGAAATCCGGTCTCCGATCGGCAACGTTCTTATCGAATCGAAGAAAGACGGCATCGATCTGACGTCGACCGACCTTGAGATGACGCTCAAGACGTCCACCGACGCCAACGTACTCGAACCCGGTAAGATCCTTCTGCCGGCGCGCAAGCTTTCGCAGACCATTCGCGAATTCCGTTACGAGAATATCGAGTTTCACGTAGAAGACGTGAAGGTTCGCATCCATGACGCCGACAGCAAAGGCAAGACAGAGATCGAGATCATGGGATCGCCCGCAGATGAGTTTCAGGTGAAGCTGAATCAGGATAACCTCAAATTCGTCTCGCTGCCCCCGACGCTTGTCGCCGAGATGATCGACCGCACCTCATACGCCGTCGCCGAAGAAGACAGCCGTTTCGCCTTTAACGGTCTCTACATCGAAGACCGTGACGGCAGCCTGAACGCCGTCGGCACAGACGGCCGCCGTCTGTCCTTTGCCACACGCAAACCAGGCGAGATCATCAGCACCGAAGGCGGTATCATCGTTCCGGTAAAGGCTGTGCGCGAGCTGCGCAAGCTGCTTTCGGCATCTGACGTCTTTGCTATGGCCGTCGAGAAATCCGAGAATACCGTGCATTTTCGTTTGAAAGACGTGATCTTTATTACGCGACTGATCGATTCGAATTATCCGGATTATACGCAGGTCATTCCGAAAAAGGCCGAATACGCCATTCTGCTGAACCGCGAGGATTTCAGACTGGCGATCAAACAGGCGTCGGTTCTGGCCGCCGAGCCATCGCGTCAGATTCAGCTTTCTTTCATTAAGGGAGAGGTGCGCGTCATCGCCTCCACACCCGACGTCGGACGCGTCGAAGATACGGTTCCCTGCAATTATGAAGGCGAGCCGTTAACCATCGCCTTCAACTCCAACTTCCTCTCTGACGTGCTTGGCGTTATCAAATCCGAGCAGGTTGAGATGCATCTGAGTTCGTCTTCGGCGCCGGCCGTGATGATGGATATGGAAGATCGCGATTTCAAAGCCGTTATCATGCCGATGCGCCTGTAA
- the recF gene encoding DNA replication/repair protein RecF (All proteins in this family for which functions are known are DNA-binding proteins that assist the filamentation of RecA onto DNA for the initiation of recombination or recombinational repair.) encodes MEIRSLELHNFRNYERASLRFEEKLNFFVGENASGKTSLLEALAYISLGRSFRGVNDADLIRQGEKHFFIRCELRDRNDHVTRFEVGVETGPSSRKKIKRDGVVLKRTSQMLGSLVCVVFTPEDLALVQSGHQERRAYIDYVLGSVDGEYLESLLQFNRALKQRNELLRRIQENKARLDDLLPWDDIFVRHAVTVQRKRRDFLLRFEPVVLRSVERISGLKDVITLKLDTSLDERGEESLRERMKQRRFDEVRAGHSLLGPHRDRLYFLESSGEEIGRRFSQGQKRTLALSLKVAQFYYLKEHIGRPPVLLVDDVLQELDIHRRRAFLEVLDDCGQAFFTTPDFDADQALFQGFPSSRIFVVENGTVSEK; translated from the coding sequence ATGGAGATACGCTCGCTCGAACTGCATAACTTCCGTAACTACGAGCGAGCCTCTCTGCGTTTTGAAGAAAAGCTCAACTTCTTCGTCGGCGAGAATGCTTCGGGTAAAACGTCGCTGCTTGAGGCCCTTGCCTATATATCTCTCGGTCGCTCGTTTCGCGGAGTCAACGACGCCGACCTGATACGGCAGGGCGAGAAGCATTTCTTTATTCGCTGTGAGCTGCGTGATCGAAACGATCACGTCACCCGTTTTGAGGTGGGCGTCGAAACGGGACCATCGTCACGTAAGAAGATCAAACGAGACGGCGTCGTTTTAAAGCGCACGTCGCAGATGCTCGGCTCTCTCGTATGCGTCGTCTTTACTCCCGAGGATCTTGCTCTTGTGCAGAGCGGGCATCAGGAGCGTCGCGCCTATATCGACTACGTGCTTGGATCCGTCGACGGCGAGTATCTCGAATCGCTGCTTCAGTTTAACAGAGCTCTGAAACAGCGTAACGAGCTTCTGAGGCGCATTCAGGAAAACAAGGCCCGGCTGGATGATCTGCTCCCGTGGGATGATATCTTTGTAAGGCATGCCGTTACCGTTCAGCGAAAAAGGCGAGACTTCCTTTTAAGATTCGAGCCTGTCGTGTTGCGAAGCGTCGAACGCATATCGGGGCTGAAAGACGTCATCACACTGAAGCTCGATACTTCTCTTGACGAGCGTGGCGAAGAGAGCCTGCGAGAGCGCATGAAGCAGCGTCGCTTTGACGAGGTGCGTGCCGGGCATTCGTTGCTCGGTCCGCATCGAGATCGACTGTATTTTCTGGAATCATCAGGTGAAGAGATCGGACGGCGCTTCAGTCAGGGACAGAAGCGCACGCTTGCCCTTTCTTTAAAGGTGGCTCAGTTCTACTATTTGAAAGAGCATATCGGTCGTCCGCCCGTTTTGCTTGTCGATGACGTTTTGCAAGAGCTCGACATCCATCGTCGCCGCGCCTTTCTTGAGGTTCTCGACGATTGCGGACAGGCCTTTTTCACCACACCCGATTTTGACGCCGATCAGGCGCTCTTTCAGGGTTTTCCTTCGAGCCGTATCTTTGTCGTCGAGAACGGCACCGTAAGCGAGAAATAA
- a CDS encoding DciA family protein — translation MDWKEIEWSEPPKRVAQSIGEGNIQEALLRALVGDSSADEKALEYLAANWSKMGEARSMPVSLHAGVLIVQCISAPARQNLVLKFPGIQREIRQRFNMEIQQMRFEQKAPAAPPQKEKTQKIDETKKEETDTVKSESPLIHDIRRILGL, via the coding sequence ATGGACTGGAAAGAGATAGAATGGAGCGAGCCTCCGAAGCGAGTGGCGCAGTCCATCGGCGAGGGCAATATACAAGAGGCCTTGTTGCGCGCCCTTGTCGGCGATAGCTCGGCCGACGAGAAAGCCCTCGAATACCTGGCGGCCAACTGGTCGAAGATGGGCGAGGCGCGATCGATGCCCGTCTCGCTGCATGCAGGCGTCCTGATAGTGCAGTGTATCTCGGCTCCGGCACGGCAGAATCTGGTGTTGAAATTCCCGGGCATACAGAGAGAGATTCGTCAGCGCTTTAATATGGAAATCCAGCAGATGCGCTTTGAACAGAAGGCGCCTGCCGCTCCCCCGCAAAAGGAAAAGACGCAAAAAATCGACGAGACGAAGAAAGAAGAGACCGATACTGTGAAGAGTGAGTCGCCGCTGATTCACGACATTCGCAGGATTCTCGGTCTGTAG
- a CDS encoding CAP domain-containing protein, which translates to MSRFLPERFKTLADRMRTDEEIDSLNKDAFLSKQATSWAHYNSDRPTIVHYDAERRGPLERLKHAGFQKRLVSENIAVMPAQATEADILASWKGKKEEENLLNPLYRNVGFGLAPFKQGCVFVVLLTE; encoded by the coding sequence ATGTCGCGTTTTTTGCCTGAGCGATTCAAGACGCTTGCCGATCGTATGCGCACAGACGAAGAGATCGATTCGCTGAATAAAGATGCCTTTCTCTCCAAACAGGCGACGTCCTGGGCCCACTACAACAGCGACCGGCCGACCATCGTGCACTATGATGCCGAACGGCGCGGTCCGCTTGAACGGCTGAAACATGCAGGGTTTCAGAAGCGGCTGGTTTCAGAAAACATCGCCGTTATGCCCGCACAGGCCACTGAGGCCGACATCCTTGCCTCCTGGAAGGGAAAGAAAGAAGAAGAGAATCTTCTGAATCCGCTCTATCGCAATGTGGGATTCGGCCTCGCCCCTTTCAAGCAGGGCTGCGTCTTCGTAGTTCTGCTGACCGAATAG
- a CDS encoding sulfite exporter TauE/SafE family protein, with translation MYEIMLLFMVAVLIAIFSASLGIGGGIFSVPVLIYVGSLHGIGQAYLAQMAVATSLLMAFVLSVSASYVNLRTRMVEIGIGLLFALGSVPGAFLGSIVGRFLNFQALTLIFGFFVLLMGLLGLYKIFYGKRKNAAVNTGDAANNKERNQSMTPGRPPSRIWLPVTGIFTGMLSSLTGVGGGIIMVPLFAQFLKGHTIHRSIATSNFSMVLVTLAGSIAYLDTRRLLPEPSVGFYYLPLALPVLAGAIIGGGLGARLGKKVPEQHLKLFLAGLQIFIGARMLWKYSGLFG, from the coding sequence ATGTACGAAATTATGCTACTCTTTATGGTGGCCGTTCTGATTGCCATCTTCTCTGCCTCTCTGGGCATCGGCGGCGGCATCTTCTCAGTTCCCGTTCTAATATATGTCGGATCTTTGCACGGCATCGGTCAAGCATATCTTGCACAGATGGCGGTGGCCACATCGCTGCTTATGGCCTTTGTGCTTTCCGTATCGGCCAGCTACGTCAACCTGCGAACGCGCATGGTTGAGATCGGCATCGGATTGCTGTTTGCCCTGGGCAGCGTTCCGGGCGCCTTTCTCGGCAGTATCGTCGGTCGATTCCTCAATTTCCAGGCACTCACGTTGATTTTTGGCTTTTTTGTTCTGCTGATGGGCCTGTTGGGTCTGTACAAGATCTTCTACGGGAAGAGAAAAAACGCTGCGGTCAATACAGGCGATGCTGCAAACAATAAAGAGAGGAATCAATCCATGACTCCTGGTCGCCCACCGTCACGGATCTGGCTGCCTGTTACGGGAATTTTTACCGGGATGCTTTCCAGCCTGACCGGCGTCGGCGGCGGTATTATCATGGTACCGCTTTTTGCGCAATTTTTGAAAGGACATACCATCCATCGTTCGATTGCCACCTCGAACTTCAGCATGGTTCTTGTAACGCTTGCCGGCTCCATCGCTTACCTCGATACGAGACGTCTGCTTCCCGAGCCCTCGGTCGGATTCTACTACCTGCCGCTGGCTCTACCCGTGCTTGCCGGCGCCATCATAGGCGGAGGCCTGGGCGCCCGGCTTGGCAAGAAAGTACCCGAACAACATCTGAAGCTGTTTCTGGCCGGCCTTCAGATCTTTATCGGAGCGCGAATGCTCTGGAAATACTCCGGCCTGTTTGGTTAA
- a CDS encoding flavoprotein yields the protein MNREEKHPVIAVTGSIAAFRICELVRSLSKQGIAVRVMMTRNATRFVGPVTFEALTGKKVIVDDWEEGMLHIDVKNEASVFCVAPATANIIGKMAQGIADDTVSSAYLAMNAPVIIAPAMNPNMYSAPAVQRNLRQLKEDGVEIVDPMSGVVICGDEGRGKMADLPVLEAAILRLHEIGKARPVVRPQ from the coding sequence ATGAACCGAGAAGAAAAACATCCCGTTATCGCCGTTACTGGCAGCATCGCCGCCTTTCGTATCTGCGAGCTTGTACGCTCGCTTTCAAAGCAGGGCATCGCCGTGCGTGTGATGATGACGCGCAATGCGACGCGCTTTGTCGGCCCCGTTACCTTCGAGGCACTCACAGGCAAGAAGGTCATCGTCGACGACTGGGAAGAAGGCATGCTGCATATCGACGTGAAAAACGAGGCCTCGGTATTCTGCGTCGCTCCGGCGACGGCTAACATTATCGGTAAGATGGCACAGGGCATCGCCGATGATACGGTGAGCTCGGCGTATCTGGCGATGAACGCCCCGGTGATAATCGCGCCGGCGATGAATCCGAATATGTACTCGGCGCCGGCCGTGCAGCGTAATCTGCGACAGCTCAAAGAAGACGGCGTCGAGATCGTCGATCCGATGAGCGGCGTGGTGATCTGCGGCGACGAAGGGCGCGGCAAGATGGCCGATCTGCCCGTGCTTGAAGCGGCCATTCTGCGCCTGCATGAGATAGGCAAGGCACGCCCCGTCGTGCGACCGCAATAA